In Nitrospira sp., a single genomic region encodes these proteins:
- a CDS encoding aminotransferase class I/II-fold pyridoxal phosphate-dependent enzyme: MHGFTTRQLHADGRTKPLNAHTMPIFLTSTFAFDSPEAGADLFLGRRTGYVYSRMGNPTVEAVERVVADLENGEAAVAFASGMAAIQASLLSVLKAGDHVICGEAIYGPSLHLITKRLADLGVTSTVVDTSDVRAVENSIQEHTRVMFYETPANPTCKITDILAIAELARPTGILTIVDNTFASPYFQRPLNLGADISLHSATKYLNGHGDVIGGVVVSRAELADKIRLYRRDTGGILSPFDAYLLLRGVRTLSLRMQRHHDNAMKLFEFLSGHPKVSRLYYPGDPKFPGHHVAARQMTGFGGCFSVELSGGFEAAKRLLKGLTLCTLAVSLGTVDTLIEHPVSMTHVTTPKEVMDRQGITGGLVRISVGCEDIEDLVADLERALKPA; encoded by the coding sequence ATGCATGGATTTACCACCAGACAACTGCACGCCGACGGGCGGACGAAGCCGTTGAACGCCCATACGATGCCGATTTTTCTGACGTCCACGTTTGCGTTCGATTCTCCCGAAGCCGGCGCGGACCTATTTCTGGGCCGCCGCACCGGATATGTCTACAGCCGGATGGGAAATCCGACCGTCGAAGCCGTCGAGCGGGTGGTCGCGGATCTGGAAAACGGGGAGGCTGCCGTCGCGTTCGCCTCGGGGATGGCGGCCATCCAGGCGAGCTTACTGAGCGTGCTGAAAGCCGGCGATCATGTGATCTGCGGAGAGGCGATCTATGGTCCAAGCCTCCATTTGATCACAAAGCGCTTGGCGGATTTGGGCGTGACCTCCACGGTGGTCGATACCTCGGATGTGCGGGCGGTCGAGAACTCGATCCAAGAGCACACCAGGGTGATGTTTTACGAGACTCCCGCCAATCCCACGTGCAAGATCACCGACATCCTGGCGATCGCCGAACTCGCCCGACCCACGGGCATCTTGACGATCGTCGATAACACCTTCGCAAGCCCCTATTTTCAGCGACCGTTGAATCTCGGCGCGGATATCTCGCTCCATAGCGCGACGAAATATCTGAACGGCCATGGCGACGTGATCGGAGGTGTCGTCGTGAGCCGCGCTGAGCTGGCCGATAAGATTCGCCTGTACCGGCGCGACACCGGCGGGATACTCAGCCCGTTCGACGCCTATTTGCTCTTACGGGGCGTCAGAACCCTTTCGCTGCGCATGCAGCGGCATCACGACAACGCGATGAAGCTCTTCGAATTTTTGTCCGGCCATCCCAAAGTCAGCAGGCTGTACTATCCGGGCGATCCGAAGTTTCCCGGCCACCATGTCGCAGCCCGGCAGATGACCGGCTTCGGCGGGTGCTTCAGTGTGGAGCTGTCCGGCGGCTTCGAGGCGGCCAAGCGGCTGTTGAAAGGCCTGACCCTTTGTACGCTGGCGGTATCCTTGGGCACGGTGGATACGTTGATCGAGCATCCGGTGTCGATGACCCATGTCACGACGCCGAAAGAGGTGATGGATCGGCAGGGGATCACGGGCGGGCTTGTGAGAATCTCCGTCGGCTGCGAGGACATCGAAGATCTGGTCGCCGATCTGGAGCGCGCGCTCAAGCCGGCCTAG
- a CDS encoding AAA family ATPase, with translation MNEIKMPAVPDPQGEPLSVQMREYWGNILRRKWLVLGSVVAGTALAATLCAVLPKSYRSTTLILIENQKIPEDYVKGIGGASVEQRLTMIQQQVMSRTILGQILDEYDLYEGQVDREGLESAIETFRRMIRVETVGTPGAGGRSVESVTLSFAHEDPTTAMQVTAKLASLFIEENVKVREQLVTGVSSFLEQELFEANKALEAQEAAISRYKSQYMGQLPEQMEANLRALDRLQTELTATDDLLHGQTDRLRRVEKSIKEYEASEGTSADSDNPRSVKTTVLNPLLARLHELERRLTSLRAEWKETYPDIAVTKREIEHVKAQLAEKYGAQPTDKNGGSQKIYDPYLTELVKQQSDLRTGLSAVKDRRAKLVEQIVSTERFVGQTPSREQELMILLRDYENRKKNYQALLDKRLNAHVAENLEKRQQGEQFRVLDPASLPRKPEKPNRLMIMVLGLMGGCGLGVGLAVGLDRLNPTFRRREDVEVMPGIHVLATIPQFFTVNPQISAMPKSGPGVPGDERSGVPAVRSAARSISWTSSGNRNEITPANLNLVAKWQPRSIATEQYKMAATKLVLSTEGRRSTIVEITSALMGEGKTTTVVNLGYVIARDFGKKTLLIECDFQRPALHHYVRTPARSGLIELLDGQASLDDCLSVIDENPCSILTAGGDEGTCGERNELGMIQQLKSILPELRVQFEYLIINTPPVLSSATTSILASLADELVLVIRAGHSPKHLVQKAFTMLSLTTRRQVILNGLDAQSMSNYLYGYSMSYGRDPSVEHARQ, from the coding sequence ATGAACGAAATCAAGATGCCCGCTGTCCCAGATCCACAGGGAGAGCCATTGTCGGTGCAGATGCGGGAGTATTGGGGCAACATCTTGCGCCGAAAATGGCTCGTGCTTGGCTCTGTTGTGGCCGGGACCGCTCTCGCGGCCACGCTCTGCGCAGTCCTGCCGAAAAGCTATCGCTCCACCACCCTGATCCTGATTGAAAATCAGAAGATCCCCGAGGATTACGTCAAGGGCATCGGAGGGGCAAGCGTCGAGCAGCGGCTGACGATGATTCAGCAACAGGTAATGAGCCGAACTATCCTGGGTCAGATTTTGGACGAATACGATCTCTATGAGGGACAGGTCGACCGAGAGGGGCTCGAGTCGGCCATCGAAACATTTCGCAGAATGATCAGAGTGGAGACCGTAGGCACCCCTGGCGCAGGGGGCAGGAGCGTCGAGTCGGTCACGCTTTCTTTTGCTCATGAAGATCCGACGACGGCCATGCAGGTGACGGCGAAGCTCGCCTCGCTGTTCATCGAGGAGAATGTCAAAGTACGGGAACAACTCGTGACCGGCGTGTCCAGTTTTCTCGAACAGGAATTGTTTGAGGCCAACAAGGCGCTGGAGGCACAAGAAGCGGCCATCAGCCGGTATAAGTCACAATATATGGGCCAGTTGCCGGAGCAAATGGAGGCGAATCTACGAGCGTTGGATCGACTGCAAACGGAACTGACCGCGACCGATGATCTGCTGCACGGTCAAACCGACCGGTTGCGCAGGGTAGAAAAGTCGATCAAGGAGTACGAAGCGAGCGAGGGCACCAGTGCGGACTCAGACAATCCGAGGTCTGTGAAAACTACAGTGCTGAATCCGCTGCTCGCTCGTTTGCACGAATTGGAGCGGCGGCTGACCTCGCTCAGAGCAGAGTGGAAGGAGACCTATCCCGACATTGCCGTTACGAAGCGGGAGATCGAACATGTCAAGGCTCAGCTGGCTGAGAAATACGGCGCGCAACCGACCGACAAGAACGGCGGGAGCCAGAAAATCTATGATCCCTATTTGACAGAGCTGGTAAAGCAACAAAGCGACTTACGCACGGGATTGTCGGCGGTCAAGGATCGTCGAGCGAAGCTTGTGGAACAGATCGTGAGTACGGAACGGTTTGTGGGACAGACGCCGTCGCGCGAACAGGAGCTCATGATCTTGCTGCGCGACTACGAAAACAGAAAAAAGAACTACCAAGCGTTACTGGACAAACGATTGAACGCACACGTGGCAGAGAACCTTGAGAAGCGCCAACAAGGCGAACAGTTCCGCGTACTGGACCCCGCGAGTCTTCCGCGGAAGCCGGAGAAGCCGAATCGATTGATGATCATGGTGCTTGGCCTGATGGGAGGATGCGGACTCGGTGTCGGTCTTGCGGTCGGTCTGGATCGGTTGAATCCGACATTCCGACGCCGAGAAGACGTAGAAGTCATGCCCGGCATCCACGTGTTGGCGACCATACCCCAGTTCTTTACCGTGAACCCTCAGATCAGCGCAATGCCGAAGAGCGGCCCTGGGGTGCCCGGCGACGAGAGATCCGGGGTGCCGGCGGTAAGAAGCGCGGCGAGAAGCATCTCCTGGACCTCATCCGGGAACAGGAACGAGATCACTCCGGCAAACCTGAATCTAGTCGCCAAGTGGCAACCCCGTTCGATTGCCACCGAACAATATAAGATGGCCGCTACGAAACTGGTCCTCTCCACCGAGGGTCGCCGTTCCACGATTGTGGAAATCACCAGCGCATTGATGGGCGAAGGCAAGACAACCACCGTGGTAAATTTAGGCTACGTCATTGCGCGAGACTTTGGGAAAAAGACCCTGCTCATCGAGTGCGACTTTCAACGGCCGGCCCTCCATCACTATGTCAGGACGCCTGCTCGATCCGGGTTGATTGAATTGCTGGATGGCCAGGCGTCACTGGATGATTGTCTGTCGGTGATCGACGAAAATCCATGCTCAATTCTGACAGCCGGGGGAGACGAGGGAACGTGCGGCGAACGCAATGAACTCGGGATGATTCAGCAGCTGAAATCGATCCTGCCGGAGCTACGCGTACAATTTGAATATCTCATCATCAATACGCCACCGGTTCTGTCCAGCGCAACCACGAGCATCTTGGCGAGCCTGGCTGATGAGCTTGTGTTGGTGATCCGTGCGGGACATTCGCCCAAACATCTGGTGCAAAAGGCCTTCACGATGCTGAGCCTGACCACGCGACGGCAAGTGATTCTCAACGGGCTCGATGCGCAGAGCATGTCGAACTATCTGTACGGATATTCTATGTCCTACGGTCGTGACCCTTCGGTCGAGCATGCCAGGCAGTAA
- a CDS encoding acyltransferase — translation MEHTTQRVLGHRDSNTENNNGTAPHLAHHILESAMNVVPSDGYRCIAPDVKVGTNVKFSKFVNLYGCEVGDDTKIGAFVEIQKNAKVGKRCKISSHTFICEGVTIEDEVFVGHNVTFVNDTFPRATTPAGSLQTEADWNVETTVVKRGASIGSGATILASVVIGEHALIGAGAVVTRDVPAYAVVAGNPGKVVRYCGLGGQP, via the coding sequence ATGGAACATACCACGCAACGAGTGCTCGGGCATAGGGACTCGAACACCGAGAACAACAATGGAACGGCTCCCCATCTGGCGCATCACATCCTGGAATCGGCGATGAATGTGGTACCGAGCGACGGGTATCGCTGCATCGCACCCGATGTCAAGGTCGGGACGAATGTGAAATTTTCCAAGTTCGTCAATCTCTACGGGTGTGAAGTCGGCGACGACACGAAGATCGGAGCGTTTGTTGAGATTCAGAAGAACGCCAAGGTCGGGAAGCGGTGCAAAATCTCGAGCCATACCTTCATTTGTGAGGGGGTGACGATTGAAGACGAAGTCTTCGTCGGACATAACGTCACCTTCGTGAACGATACCTTTCCTCGCGCGACCACCCCGGCGGGCTCTTTACAGACCGAGGCGGATTGGAATGTCGAAACAACAGTGGTGAAGAGGGGCGCTTCGATCGGGTCCGGCGCGACGATTCTTGCCAGTGTGGTGATCGGGGAACATGCGCTGATCGGGGCCGGTGCGGTTGTGACGAGGGATGTGCCGGCGTATGCCGTCGTAGCAGGAAATCCAGGCAAGGTGGTGCGATATTGCGGGCTAGGGGGACAGCCATGA
- a CDS encoding DUF488 domain-containing protein, with product MNQRRERHKPVVLTIGHSNRSLEAFLDLLRAHGVQRVVDVRTIPRSRHNPQFNRETLPLSLRLAKIGYLHMSGLGGLRRARPDSPNMGWRNASFRGYADYMQSDEFETALKRLMKAAAEKRVALMCAEAVPWRCHRSLIADALTVRGLVVEHITNLTRTRAHALTPFARVSGTRILYPADNLVSLDGEEQRGVHLDVSAAQPRRQAVQRRRRSEPGGGR from the coding sequence ATGAATCAACGTCGCGAACGGCACAAGCCTGTCGTGCTGACCATCGGTCACAGCAATCGATCGCTGGAAGCCTTCCTTGATTTGCTGCGCGCGCACGGCGTCCAGCGAGTGGTGGATGTCCGGACGATCCCGCGCTCGCGCCACAATCCGCAATTCAATCGGGAGACCTTGCCGCTCTCATTGAGGCTCGCGAAGATCGGCTACCTCCACATGAGCGGTCTCGGAGGCCTGCGGCGGGCGCGGCCCGATTCTCCGAACATGGGCTGGCGCAACGCCTCCTTCCGCGGGTACGCCGATTATATGCAGAGCGATGAATTTGAAACCGCGTTGAAGCGACTCATGAAGGCCGCGGCCGAGAAACGGGTCGCCCTGATGTGCGCCGAAGCCGTGCCCTGGCGTTGTCATCGATCACTCATCGCCGACGCGCTGACCGTCCGCGGCCTGGTCGTGGAGCACATCACGAACCTGACGCGCACCCGTGCGCATGCATTGACGCCCTTCGCACGGGTATCCGGAACGCGCATTCTCTATCCTGCCGACAACCTGGTTTCCCTTGACGGCGAGGAGCAGAGGGGCGTCCATCTTGATGTTTCGGCGGCCCAGCCTCGCCGGCAGGCCGTTCAAAGGAGGAGACGGAGCGAGCCGGGTGGTGGGCGCTGA
- a CDS encoding universal stress protein, with the protein MFKMERILLASDFSAGATQASAYASFFASAWNSHLDLLHVIPLWPDVDLLGALDHLRLAHIRQEIGVKLESLVSQMRRTGVRAQAHQDEGIPSERIVAAAATHKSDLVVVGSHGHSELEHVLLGSTAERVVKGAPCPVLTVRTHHLGRNAPSARESTDAIRMRRILLATDLSEWSLPAVDYALQAVRTFNASVTILHVMEWRSLGGDISMSAFAGWEKLRESVETRLLELTERVKSEGAAAQCVIRVGLPADLILEVAQEQTCDLIVMGTHGRRGVSHLLLGSVAEAVLRRADCPVLTVKHV; encoded by the coding sequence ATGTTCAAGATGGAGCGGATCCTGTTAGCGAGCGATTTCTCGGCCGGCGCGACCCAAGCCTCAGCCTATGCGTCGTTCTTTGCGTCGGCATGGAACAGTCATCTGGATCTGTTGCACGTGATCCCGCTCTGGCCCGACGTCGACCTGCTGGGCGCGCTCGACCACCTGAGGCTTGCTCACATCCGCCAAGAGATCGGGGTCAAGCTCGAGAGTCTGGTCTCTCAGATGAGACGAACAGGGGTGCGTGCTCAGGCGCATCAGGATGAAGGCATACCCAGCGAGCGGATCGTCGCCGCGGCAGCAACCCATAAATCGGATCTGGTGGTGGTCGGTTCTCACGGACACAGCGAACTGGAACATGTCCTGCTCGGCAGCACTGCAGAGCGGGTGGTCAAAGGAGCGCCTTGTCCGGTTCTGACGGTGCGGACTCATCATCTCGGCCGAAATGCACCGTCGGCTCGTGAATCGACTGATGCCATCAGAATGCGTCGCATCCTGCTCGCCACGGACTTGTCGGAATGGTCGCTGCCGGCAGTCGACTACGCCCTTCAGGCGGTCAGGACATTCAACGCCTCGGTGACGATTCTTCATGTGATGGAGTGGCGATCGCTCGGGGGCGACATCAGCATGAGCGCCTTCGCCGGCTGGGAAAAATTGCGAGAGTCGGTCGAGACGCGGCTATTGGAGCTGACGGAGCGGGTGAAATCGGAAGGTGCCGCCGCTCAGTGCGTGATCAGGGTGGGCTTGCCCGCCGACCTCATTCTGGAGGTTGCCCAGGAGCAGACCTGCGACCTGATCGTCATGGGCACGCACGGCCGTCGCGGTGTATCTCATCTGCTTCTAGGGAGTGTCGCAGAGGCGGTGTTGCGCAGGGCCGACTGTCCGGTGCTGACTGTGAAACATGTCTAG
- a CDS encoding NADH-quinone oxidoreductase subunit N → MVEADFIALLPLLVTAVSSLVVLLLAAFHRDHAVVAIVTSLGLTISLLTLPVAAGVAPRPVTGLLMIDRYALFYAGLIMGASLAVTMLSYGYLKKQDGEREEFYALLQFATLGAMTLAAASHFASFFLGLELLSLSLYVLIAYLRADPRPLEAGIKYLILSGASSAFLLFGMAVIYFQSGTMEFVRTAAWLAGASEFSSTFLVGLVLILTGVGFKLAVVPFHMWAPDIYQGAPAPVTAFVATVSKGAMVALLLRYFVEIAAFRSEILWWALAGIATLSMFAGNLLALLQDNVKRLLAYSSIAHMGYLLVAFLAGGALAIEAVTFYLVAYVITTLGAFGVVCVLSKPGAEAEAMDDYRALLWNRPWIATVFTIMLLSLAGIPLTAGFIGKFYVIAAGVDSSLWLLILLLVVNSVIGLFYYLRVIVAMAADEPRSARAADHAQAPRVTYADGLVLAMLSGLLFWLGLYPAPLIGLVRAVERSLTG, encoded by the coding sequence ATGGTCGAGGCGGATTTCATCGCGCTGCTGCCGCTGCTCGTCACGGCCGTCTCGTCGTTGGTCGTGCTCCTGCTCGCGGCGTTTCATCGGGATCACGCAGTCGTCGCGATCGTGACATCGCTGGGATTGACGATCTCATTGCTGACACTCCCGGTCGCAGCCGGGGTCGCGCCGCGTCCCGTGACGGGGTTGCTGATGATCGACAGGTACGCGTTGTTCTATGCCGGGCTCATCATGGGCGCGAGCCTCGCCGTGACGATGCTGTCCTACGGATACCTGAAGAAGCAGGATGGCGAGCGCGAGGAATTCTACGCGCTTCTGCAGTTCGCAACCTTGGGGGCCATGACACTGGCCGCCGCGTCGCATTTCGCTTCCTTCTTTCTCGGGCTGGAATTGCTCAGCCTGTCCCTCTACGTGCTCATCGCCTATCTGCGCGCCGATCCTCGTCCGCTCGAAGCCGGTATCAAGTATTTAATCCTGTCGGGCGCCTCGTCGGCGTTCCTCTTGTTCGGCATGGCCGTGATCTACTTCCAATCCGGCACGATGGAGTTTGTCCGCACTGCGGCTTGGTTGGCCGGCGCGAGTGAGTTTTCGTCCACCTTTCTTGTCGGGTTGGTGCTCATCCTGACCGGCGTCGGCTTCAAGTTGGCGGTGGTGCCGTTCCACATGTGGGCGCCCGATATCTATCAAGGCGCGCCGGCTCCGGTAACCGCCTTCGTCGCGACCGTTTCGAAAGGCGCTATGGTCGCGTTGCTGCTCCGCTATTTCGTGGAGATCGCGGCCTTTCGTTCCGAGATCCTTTGGTGGGCCTTGGCGGGAATTGCGACCCTGTCCATGTTCGCCGGCAATCTGCTGGCCTTGTTGCAGGACAATGTGAAGCGCCTGCTCGCTTATTCGTCGATCGCTCACATGGGGTATCTGCTGGTCGCGTTTCTGGCCGGCGGGGCGTTGGCGATCGAAGCCGTGACGTTCTATCTCGTCGCCTACGTCATCACGACCCTGGGCGCCTTCGGTGTCGTCTGCGTCTTGTCCAAACCGGGAGCCGAAGCCGAGGCCATGGACGACTACCGCGCTCTCCTCTGGAATCGGCCATGGATCGCCACGGTCTTCACCATTATGTTGTTGTCGCTCGCCGGCATCCCGCTCACGGCCGGCTTCATCGGAAAGTTTTACGTCATTGCCGCAGGGGTGGACTCTTCGCTCTGGCTGCTTATCTTGCTTCTTGTGGTCAACAGCGTCATCGGCCTCTTCTACTATTTGCGGGTGATCGTCGCGATGGCCGCCGACGAGCCTCGCAGCGCTCGCGCAGCGGATCACGCTCAGGCCCCGCGCGTGACATACGCCGACGGTCTGGTGCTCGCTATGCTTAGCGGGCTCTTGTTCTGGCTCGGCCTCTATCCGGCCCCGCTGATCGGCCTCGTCCGTGCTGTGGAGCGGAGTCTCACGGGATGA
- a CDS encoding type II toxin-antitoxin system HicB family antitoxin, which translates to MKLHVVIEKDESGYYIAEVPALPGCLSQGKTHDEALVNVKEAIEGWLEVMESKQTFDPAHSIEVVV; encoded by the coding sequence ATGAAACTTCACGTGGTCATTGAAAAGGATGAGTCCGGGTACTATATAGCGGAGGTTCCAGCGCTCCCGGGATGTTTGTCTCAAGGCAAAACCCATGATGAAGCCTTGGTGAACGTCAAGGAAGCTATCGAGGGGTGGCTTGAGGTGATGGAATCCAAGCAGACCTTCGACCCCGCCCACAGTATTGAGGTCGTGGTTTAA
- a CDS encoding response regulator transcription factor — protein MTIGKQASGIKVLIVSSNTFLRVGLHRTFDAHPGIEVVGETHAGPSAHDLVQKTRPDLIVIDLDQDMKRVDIVTIFRQSVPHARVVVLAGWGDMELGRQALELGADVIMMKCQPASILLAILESMGRHHTTPPSVTPALALSAATSEKPPNGKVVPVPGPKTDSLTDRERAVVALVGQGLSNRDIGERLCISETTVRHHLTSIFDKLGVSNRQKLLLFAHQCGLTEITASA, from the coding sequence ATGACCATTGGGAAACAGGCATCGGGCATCAAGGTCCTGATCGTGAGCAGCAACACCTTCTTGAGAGTGGGTTTGCATCGCACCTTTGACGCCCATCCAGGAATCGAGGTGGTGGGCGAGACTCACGCCGGTCCCTCCGCACACGACCTGGTGCAGAAGACGCGTCCGGATCTCATCGTCATCGATCTCGATCAGGATATGAAGCGGGTCGACATCGTCACCATATTCCGGCAATCCGTTCCGCATGCGCGCGTGGTCGTGCTGGCCGGCTGGGGCGACATGGAATTGGGACGGCAGGCGCTGGAACTCGGCGCCGACGTGATCATGATGAAATGTCAGCCCGCGTCGATTCTCCTGGCCATTCTGGAGAGCATGGGCCGCCATCACACCACGCCGCCGAGCGTCACGCCGGCCCTCGCCCTAAGCGCGGCCACCAGTGAGAAGCCGCCGAACGGAAAGGTGGTGCCTGTGCCGGGTCCGAAGACCGATTCGTTGACCGACCGCGAGCGTGCCGTGGTGGCGCTGGTCGGACAAGGCCTTTCCAATCGCGATATCGGAGAACGACTCTGCATTTCGGAGACGACGGTGCGTCATCATCTGACGAGCATCTTCGACAAACTGGGCGTCTCGAACCGCCAAAAACTTCTTCTGTTCGCGCATCAGTGCGGACTGACCGAGATCACCGCGTCAGCCTGA
- a CDS encoding UpxY family transcription antiterminator has protein sequence MLTTHEQPNHVCNVLPEPQWFALKTHSRHEKQVRDRLSAIGVEPLLPLTKSLRRWTDRKVWTVLPLFSGYCFARFSLSNRLAILQTPGIVRIVGCLNPEPIPEDEIAAIQKLCTSQRHAESCEYFIEGAWVRVVRGPLEGLRGQMVRKDSHNCLVIRAHLIQQAALVHIDTDEVVLDTHAGELISA, from the coding sequence ATGCTGACAACTCACGAACAACCGAATCATGTGTGCAACGTGCTTCCCGAACCGCAGTGGTTTGCGCTGAAGACGCATTCACGCCATGAAAAGCAGGTGCGCGATCGACTCAGCGCCATCGGCGTCGAGCCGTTGCTGCCTCTGACGAAGAGTCTTCGTCGATGGACGGACCGCAAGGTGTGGACGGTTCTGCCCCTTTTTTCCGGATACTGCTTCGCGCGGTTCTCGCTGTCGAACCGCCTGGCGATCCTGCAAACGCCGGGCATCGTCCGCATCGTCGGATGTCTGAATCCCGAGCCGATCCCCGAGGATGAAATCGCCGCGATCCAGAAGCTCTGCACGAGCCAACGTCACGCTGAATCGTGCGAGTACTTCATCGAAGGGGCCTGGGTTCGAGTCGTGCGAGGGCCTCTGGAGGGACTCCGGGGACAGATGGTCAGAAAAGACAGTCACAACTGCCTCGTGATCCGCGCTCACCTGATCCAGCAGGCGGCACTCGTCCATATCGACACGGACGAAGTCGTGCTGGATACGCATGCGGGAGAACTCATCTCCGCGTAA
- a CDS encoding transposase: MANKPRKRASFTEADRRRIVAEGILATPKDVCARYGISRRTFSRWLEKYGDRQPAKKAGRVADLERENRILKNKVAELWVDYNSLRMALVKTGSEC; the protein is encoded by the coding sequence ATGGCCAACAAACCCCGAAAACGGGCGTCGTTTACAGAGGCCGATCGCCGGCGGATTGTGGCGGAGGGCATCCTCGCAACGCCAAAGGACGTGTGTGCACGCTACGGGATCTCGCGGCGTACGTTCAGCCGGTGGCTGGAAAAGTACGGTGATCGACAACCGGCGAAAAAGGCGGGACGTGTCGCCGATCTCGAGCGGGAAAATCGCATTCTGAAAAACAAGGTGGCCGAATTGTGGGTGGACTACAACAGCTTGCGAATGGCCTTGGTCAAAACGGGAAGCGAGTGTTGA
- a CDS encoding mandelate racemase/muconate lactonizing enzyme family protein: protein MSPTSANGTAVIATIETVPLRIPLRAGSILGASLWGDKMSAADSLLVKVTTHDGVEGWGEAFGFRAVDAAKLAVDELIAPLCIGQDATRIGPLMLEVQRKLHVFGRGGALTYGLSAVDIALWDIAGKLADVPVCELLGGGVTVMPCYASLACYFDPRLVRAVVRQAIDAGFRVLKLHEKDMSAIHAAREEAGFGVELIVDAGCPWTLPQARAVAPDLKAVGLKFLEEPLWPPENFAGLAELRRTTGIPISSGENVSTLMEFERMLAEGAVDFVQPSPAKMGGITELCKVFPLAALRNIPVMTHSFYDGPGFLAAVHATAALGTADSMIEWRWFDLEASVYGDALTPTDGRILVPRGPGLGLDPDPDVISAYRRERI, encoded by the coding sequence ATGTCTCCCACCTCCGCCAACGGCACCGCGGTGATCGCTACGATCGAGACGGTTCCGCTGCGTATCCCGCTTAGGGCCGGCAGCATACTCGGTGCGTCCCTCTGGGGTGACAAGATGTCTGCCGCAGATTCGCTGCTCGTCAAGGTGACAACGCATGATGGAGTGGAAGGTTGGGGGGAAGCCTTCGGTTTTCGCGCCGTGGATGCGGCCAAGCTCGCCGTCGACGAACTGATCGCACCGCTATGCATCGGGCAGGACGCCACTCGTATCGGTCCGCTGATGCTGGAGGTCCAAAGGAAGCTGCACGTGTTCGGTCGCGGCGGCGCGCTGACCTATGGGCTCTCGGCGGTGGACATCGCGCTGTGGGATATTGCCGGAAAGCTCGCCGACGTTCCCGTGTGCGAGCTTCTTGGCGGCGGAGTGACGGTCATGCCCTGCTATGCAAGCCTGGCCTGCTATTTCGATCCTAGACTGGTCCGCGCCGTGGTTCGGCAAGCAATCGATGCTGGATTTCGAGTGCTTAAGCTGCACGAGAAAGACATGTCGGCGATCCACGCAGCCCGCGAGGAGGCCGGCTTCGGCGTCGAGCTGATCGTTGACGCAGGCTGTCCATGGACCCTGCCCCAGGCGCGTGCTGTCGCCCCAGACCTCAAGGCCGTCGGGCTCAAATTTCTCGAGGAGCCACTGTGGCCGCCCGAGAATTTTGCCGGTCTCGCCGAACTGAGAAGAACCACCGGCATTCCGATCTCGAGTGGAGAAAACGTCTCTACGTTGATGGAATTCGAGCGCATGCTTGCCGAGGGAGCGGTAGACTTTGTTCAGCCAAGCCCAGCCAAGATGGGCGGCATAACCGAGTTGTGTAAGGTTTTCCCCCTCGCTGCTCTCCGCAACATCCCGGTGATGACGCATTCCTTCTACGACGGCCCCGGCTTTCTCGCGGCGGTCCATGCGACCGCCGCGCTGGGCACCGCTGACTCCATGATTGAGTGGCGCTGGTTTGATCTGGAAGCGTCCGTCTATGGCGATGCCCTCACTCCGACGGACGGACGGATTTTGGTCCCCCGTGGCCCCGGTCTGGGACTTGACCCGGATCCCGATGTCATAAGCGCTTACCGCCGGGAGAGGATATGA